Proteins encoded within one genomic window of Camelina sativa cultivar DH55 chromosome 19, Cs, whole genome shotgun sequence:
- the LOC104767071 gene encoding UPF0548 protein At2g17695, producing the protein MVFLSWGRPSSEQQQQVLNKTGTFNYDNKYRGASSKSIAKLKEDSEINKDGFLINHARVLVGSGKESYEKGKKALQTWKHFGMGWTFVDPATPVETSNKFCICVKEVLPWVMLPLQVVYVDESRKSRKGPAHFGYGSGTLQGHLLAGEERFSIELDGNGQVWYEITSFSKPAHFLSFLGYPYVKLRQKHFARHSSEAVLKHLNAS; encoded by the exons ATGGTGTTCTTAAGTTGGGGTCGTCCATCTTCagagcagcagcaacaagttCTCAACAA AACAGGAACCTTCAATTATGACAACAAGTACAGAGGAGCTTCGTCTAAATCTATAGCTAAACTTAAGGAAGACTCAGAGATTAATAAAGATGGATTCTTGATCAATCATGCTCGTGTTCTAGTCGGTTCTGGTAAAGAGAGTTATGAGAAAGGGAAAAAAGCTCTCCAGACTTGGAA GCATTTTGGTATGGGTTGGACATTTGTTGATCCTGCAACTCCAGTTGAAACCAGTAACAAGTTTTGCATCTGTGTGAAAGAAGTACTTCCATGGGTGATGCTTCCTTTGCAAGTGGTTTATGTCGACGAAAGCCGGAAATCAAGAAAAGGCCCTGCGCATTTCGGTTACGGGAGCGGCACTCTTCAGGGGCATTTACTGGCTGGAGAAGAACGGTTTTCAATAGAGCTTGACGGTAATGGTCAAGTTTGGTATGAGATAACGTCCTTCTCTAAGCCAGCTCATTTCTTGTCGTTCCTTGGATATCCTTATGTGAAGCTAAGGCAGAAGCATTTTGCTCGTCATTCTTCTGAAGCAGTGCTGAAACATCTCAATGCTTCGTGA
- the LOC109124412 gene encoding serine/threonine-protein kinase STY8, translating into MTIKDESESCGSRAVVASASQENPRHYRMKLDVYGEVLQRLQESNYEEATLPDFEDQLWLHFNRLPARYALDVKVERAEDVLTHQRLLKLAEDPATRPVFEVRSVQVPPRTSPDSDPAVEEDAQSSHQPSGQGALAPPTFGSSPNFEAITQGNKIVEDVDSAVNVTLSTRPMHEITFSTIDKPKLLSQLTSLLGELGLNIQEAHAFSTVDGFSLDVFVVDGWSQEETDGLKDALSKEILKLKDQPGSKYKSIAFFEHDKSSNELIPACIEIPTDGTDEWEIDVTQLKIEKKVASGSYGDLHRGIYCSQEVAIKFLKPERVNTEMLREFSQEVFIMRKVRHKNVVQFLGACTRSPTLCIVTEFMARGSIYDFLHKQKCAFKLQTLLKVALDVAKGMSYLHQNNIIHRDLKTANLLMDEHGLVKVADFGVARVQIESGVMTAETGTYRWMAPEVIEHKPYNHKADVFSYAIVLWELLTGDIPYAFLTPLQAAVGVVQKGLRPKIPKKTHPKVKGLLERCWHQDPEQRPLFEEIIEMLQQIMNEVNAVV; encoded by the exons ATGACGATCAAAGATGAGTCGGAGAGTTGCGGTAGCAGAGCCGTCGTTGCTTCGGCGTCTCAAGAAAACCCTAGACATTACCGGATGAAACTCGATGTCTACGGCGAGGTTTTACAGCGACTTCAAGAATCTAATTACGAAGAAGCAACTCTTCCTGATTTCGAGGATCAGCTCTGGCTCCATTTCAATCGTCTTCCTGCTCG ATATGCTCTTGATGTTAAAGTTGAGAGAGCGGAAGATGTTCTCACACATCAGAGATTGCTTAAATTGGCGGAAGATCCTGCAACTAGGCCTGTGTTTGAAGTTCGTAGTGTACAG GTTCCTCCAAGAACTTCTCCTGACTCTGACCCTGCTGTGGAGGAAGATGCCCAAAGCTCTCACCAACCAAGTGGGCAAGG GGCTCTTGCTCCTCCGACTTTTGGTTCTTCTCCAAATTTTGAGGCTATTACTCAGGGAAATAAAATTGTTGAAGATGTCGATAGTGCTGTAAATGTAACATTGTCTACTCG ACCGATGCACGAGATCACATTTTCAACCATTGATAAGCCCAAACTCCTTAGCCAG CTAACTTCCCTACTTGGTGAGCTTGGACTGAATATACAAGAAGCTCATGCTTTTTCCACTGTGGATGGTTTCTCTCTAGATGTCTTTGTAGTAGATGGTTGGTCTCAGGAG GAAACAGATGGTCTAAAGGATGCATTGAGCAAAGAGATACTGAAGCTTAAG GATCAACCTGGttcaaaatataaatctatTGCGTTCTTTGAGCATGACAAATCAAGCAATGAGCTTATACCCGCCTGCATTGAAATACCCACGGATGGAACTGATGAGTGGGAAATTGACGTGACACAgctcaaaattgaaaagaaagtgGCATCTGGTTCATATGGGGATCT GCATAGAGGCATATATTGCAGTCAGGAAGTAGCTATCAAATTTCTCAAGCCTGAGCGTGTAAACACTGAGATGCTTAGAGAATTTTCTCAAGAAGTTTTTATAATGAG GAAAGTTAGACACAAAAACGTCGTTCAATTTTTGGGTGCATGCACAAGATCTCCAACTCTCTGTATAGTGACTG AGTTTATGGCTCGAGGGAGCATATATGATTTTCTTCACAAACAGAAATGCGCTTTTAAACTTCAGACTTTGCTTAAAGTTGCACTTGATGTGGCAAAAGGAATGAGCTATTTGCATCAAAACAACATTATTCACAGGGACCTTAAGACTGCGAATCTTCTTATGGATGAACATGGA CTTGTCAAGGTTGCTGATTTCGGAGTTGCCAGAGTGCAGATTGAATCAGGGGTCATGACAGCTGAAACAGGGACTTACCGGTGGATGGCTCCAGAG GTCATTGAGCACAAACCTTACAACCATAAGGCAGATGTGTTCAGCTATGCGATAGTGCTATGGGAACTTTTGACTGGTGAC ATCCCGTATGCTTTCTTGACTCCGCTACAAGCAGCTGTTGGCGTTGTCCAAAAG GGGCTTCGACCAAAAATTCCAAAGAAAACACACCCAAAAGTGAAGGGACTTCTAGAGAGATGTTGGCACCAAGACCCAGAACAGAGACCACTCTTCGAGGAAATCATAGAAATGCTGCAACAGATAATGAATGAGGTAAACGCCGTAGTGTGA